ATTTGTCTGCAAATGTGAACAGATCCCAGTGGGTGGGGTGCACCTCAATGTTTTTAAGTAAAGGGCAGGCTTTGAGCAGGTCTTCTTTGGGAATATCCGAACAACCCACCTGTTGTGAACCGTTTACCGGGATACTTGTTTTTACCGGCAGTCGGTAACAGGAAAACTCTTTTTTAAACCTGTCAAGACGACTGTTCATCATTTTTCCCCCACGTTCCATGAAAATGACTTCATCCACGAAATTTTCCATATCCTGGATTACATGGGAGGTTAAAAATACGGTACGGTTGCCGTCGGCTAAATAATGGCGCATTTCGTCAAGAAACAGCCTTCGGTATCCCGGGTCCAAACCAATAGAATAGTCGTCTAAAAGCAGCAACTCGGGCTGCTGGGCCATCAATAGACCGAGCACCAACTGGGAGCGCTGGCCGCAGGACATCTGGCGGATCAGGTGATTGGGTCCAAGATTTAATTTTTCGACCATCCGGTAGTAGATACCGGCATCCCAGTTTGGATAAAATGGGGCATAAAATTTTTCGATCTGGCGGATGGACATGAATTCATAAGCCGCATGGCCTTCAAACAAAAGCCCTATTCGGGCCCGGGCGGCAGGCGACAGGGCGTGGGAAGGCTCGTTGAATACTTTACAGGTACCGGACACGGGCCGCAAAAATCCCATCAAGATTTTGATCAGGGTGGTTTTCCCCACACCGTTTTTACCTAACAGTCCGTATATTTTTCCAGGGGAGATGGAGAAGTTCAGGTCTTTGTATATATAGCGTTTGCCATAACGGTGGCAAAGATGCTCAACGTGGATCACAGGCTGCATGAGATTTGTCCTGGTGCATCATGATCAGAGCGGTTCATGGTGTTTTTTCAATGTAACAGTTTAAAGCCTGGAAAGTGCCGGCCCTTGTGTTGAGTATCATCGGGAGAAAAGATGATATTCTGTTTTAGGGAAGGATACAGGGCCGGCACCGGCAAGCTTGGTTGTTTATTTCATGGTCTGTTTCATTGCTTATTTCATATCTTTGGCCTGAATCCAGATCACTGCATCTTTTGAACACTCTTTGCCCTTAAAAGAGCCTTCGGGGTCAAGTCCTAAAGCTGCAAACCCCCACCATCCGGCTTTGGGGATGCCAAAGGTGAATACGCCGTTGTCATCGGCAAAAATGGTCTGCAGTACAAAGGCAGGCTGGGGGGCCGTTGCCGCGGCTTCCTTGGCAAAAGCTTTTTGGTCCAGCAGCGGTTGATGGTTCATGAATTCAATTTCGATTTCTGCGCCGGCCACAGGTTTTCCCTTGAACAGTACTTTGCCCTGGAATACATTGCCGGTCCAGCGGTCATAGGGTTTGCACAAAGGAACGATCTCACAGTCAAGCCCCACAGGTTCCATCCAGGCACCCGGT
This window of the uncultured Desulfobacter sp. genome carries:
- a CDS encoding ABC transporter ATP-binding protein, producing MQPVIHVEHLCHRYGKRYIYKDLNFSISPGKIYGLLGKNGVGKTTLIKILMGFLRPVSGTCKVFNEPSHALSPAARARIGLLFEGHAAYEFMSIRQIEKFYAPFYPNWDAGIYYRMVEKLNLGPNHLIRQMSCGQRSQLVLGLLMAQQPELLLLDDYSIGLDPGYRRLFLDEMRHYLADGNRTVFLTSHVIQDMENFVDEVIFMERGGKMMNSRLDRFKKEFSCYRLPVKTSIPVNGSQQVGCSDIPKEDLLKACPLLKNIEVHPTHWDLFTFADKSDLTLMLDAAGISSSLLEQVSLSLEDAFIGYTGRYS